GACGGCGACGCCGCGACCGAGCAGGTCCAGGCCGCGCTGCCGGCCGTCGTGTCGGTCACCGACCAGTCCGGCGAGGCCCGCTACCCCTCCTTCAAGGGCATCATGGCCGCCAAGAAGAAGCCCGTCGCCGAGCTCGACCTCGACGACCTGGGCATCGACGCCGACACCGTCGGCCTGGCCGGCTCCTGGACCAAGGTCGCCGACATCACCGCCCGCCCGGCCCGCACCGCCGGCACCGTCGTCAAGGACGAGGGCGAGGGCGGCAAGCAGCTCGCCGCCTACCTCGCCGAGCAGAAGTTCATCTGACAGGCCACCAGGAAAACGGAGTAGAACCACCATGAGCGAGATCCTCGTCCTGGTCGACCACGCCGACGGCGCGGTCCGCAAGCCGGCTCTTGAACTGCTCACCCTCGCCCGCCGCATCGGCGAGCCCTCCGCCGTCGTCCTCGGCGCCGGCGACAACACCGCCGCGATCGCCGCCAAGGCCGCCGAATACGGCGCCGCCAAGGTCTACACCGCCGACGCCGACGAGTTCACCACCCAGCTCGTCGTCCCCAAGGTCGACGCCCTCACCCAGATCGCCCGGAACAGCGGCGCCACCGCCGTCCTGGTCACCTCCTCCGGCGAGGGCAAGGAGATCGCCGCCCGCGTCGCGCTGCGCCTGGGCTCGGGCATCATCACCGACGCCGTCGACCTGGAGGCCGGCGACAGCGGCCCGGTCGCCACCCAGTCGGTGTTCGCCGCGTCGTTCCAGGTCAAGTCGACCGTGACCACCGGCGCCCCGGTGATCACCGTCAAGCCGAACGCGGCCGCGCCCGAGCCGGCCCCGGCCGCGGGCACCGTCGAGCCGGTCACCGTCGCCTTCACCGGCAACGCCGCCACCGTCACCGCCCGCACCCCGCGCGTGGCCTCCGGCCGCCCCGAGCTGACCGAGGCCGCGATCGTGGTCTCCGGCGGCCGCGGCGTCGGCGCCGCCGAGGGCTTCGCCGTGGTCGAGGACCTCGCCGACGCGCTCGGCGCCGCCGTCGGCGCCTCCCGCGCCGCCGTCGACGCCGGCTGGTACCCGCACACCAACCAGGTCGGCCAGACCGGCAAGCAGGTCTCCCCGCAGCTGTACGTCGCCGCGGGCATCTCCGGCGCCATCCAGCACCGCGCCGGCATGCAGACCTCGAAGACCATCGTCGCGATCAACAAGGACCCCGAGGCCCCGATCTTCGAACTCGTGGACTACGGCGTCGTCGGCGACCTCTTCACCGTCCTGCCCCAGCTCACCGCCGAGGCCAAGGGTCGCTGACCCGGACACACCGAAGGGGCCCGGTCGGCAGTGTGCCGACCGGGCCCCTTCCGGTTGTGCG
The window above is part of the Streptomyces sp. TLI_235 genome. Proteins encoded here:
- a CDS encoding electron transfer flavoprotein alpha subunit apoprotein — translated: MSEILVLVDHADGAVRKPALELLTLARRIGEPSAVVLGAGDNTAAIAAKAAEYGAAKVYTADADEFTTQLVVPKVDALTQIARNSGATAVLVTSSGEGKEIAARVALRLGSGIITDAVDLEAGDSGPVATQSVFAASFQVKSTVTTGAPVITVKPNAAAPEPAPAAGTVEPVTVAFTGNAATVTARTPRVASGRPELTEAAIVVSGGRGVGAAEGFAVVEDLADALGAAVGASRAAVDAGWYPHTNQVGQTGKQVSPQLYVAAGISGAIQHRAGMQTSKTIVAINKDPEAPIFELVDYGVVGDLFTVLPQLTAEAKGR